The genomic window TAGTGGGGGTTCAGGGCCTGAAATTCCGCGCCCGTGCCGTCTGCACTCAGGCGGGCGAGCACCTCACGCGAGGGCACCACGCCGTCAAGGTTCCAGCCGTTGTGGTTGCCCACGTCCATGAACTCGATAAAGCGCACCACCGCCTTCTCCCGCAGGGCCAGCCACAGCCCGCGCAGGCCGTCCTCGTTGACGCCGCGCTGCACCACCGTGTTGATCTTGACGCCCAGCCCCACCTGCAGGGCCGCGTCGATGCCGTCCAGCACCTTCTGCGGGTGGGTGCCCAGGCCGTTCATGCGCCCGAAGACCTCGGGGTCCAGGCTGTCGATGCTGATGGTCACGCGATTCAGTCCCGCCGCTTTCAGATCGGTGGCCAGGCGCGGCAGCAGCAGCCCATTGGTGGTCAGGGCGATGTCCTGCACGCCGTCCAGGCGCGAGAGCTGCGCGATCAGCTCCGGCAGCCCGCGGCGCAGGGTCGGCTCGCCCCCGGTGAGGCGCAGCTTCTGGACCCCCAGCGCCACGAAGGCGCGGGCGAGGCGCTCAATTTCCTCGAAGCTCAGCAGCTCGCTGCGCGGCAAGAAGGCGTAGTCCGGGCCGAAAATCTCGGCGGGCATGCAGTAGGTGCAGCGCAGGTTGCAGCGGTCCGTCACGCTGATGCGCAGGTCACGCAGGGGTCGGCCCAACTGGTCAAGCAGCATCGGGTTCAGCATACGCGGCAGTCCGCGCAGAAATGGCGTCTCGCCTGCCAATGCCGCGCGGACTGCCGCAGGGCGGGATCACCCGACCGGGCCGGTTCTGCGGTTTCCGGCGCAGATGTGCGGTGCGTGTTCCTCAGAAAAGACCAGAAGTTATACATCTTTGGGTCATTTGTATGCTCAAGCTGCGGGGTGTTCCGCGTTCAGAGACCCGAATTTTAGACCTGCCCCATTGATTTTATATTGAAAGAATCCTACCCTGGTTGCAAGTCCCATACAGCTCCGAAAGACCAAACGGCCGTCCGTTTGATGCTCTCCCGTCAACTTTCCTGTTGACGCGCCCCCTCTTCTGACATTGAGTGGGTGTTTTAACGGTACTCACCTTTTTCAGGAGGTTTCTATGACTGTAGTCAGTGCCCAGCCCAGCTCGTCCAGCACGAGAAACGCGGCGTACCACCAGTTGGTGGCACAGCGCAACTCCTTTACGCTCACCATGACCATCACTTTTCTGGTGTTGTATTTTCTGCTGCCCGTCCTGGCCGGATACAACAAACCCCTGATGGCCCAGAAGGTGCTGGGCAACATCACCTTCGGGTACGTGCTGGCCTTTCTGGAATTCGTGATGGGCTGGGTCATGGCCTATATCTACGTGGTCAAGGCCCGCACCTTCGACCGCCTAGCGCTGGAGGCCCAGCAGTGACGCTGCTGCTGGCCGCCGTTATCGTCGCCATTACCCTGGGCGTCACCTTCTGGGCCTCCCGGCGCAACACCAGTGCCGGAGACTTCTACGTCGCGGGCGGCAAGATCAGCGCCACGCAAAACGGCGTCGCCATTGCCGGGGATTACATGTCGGCCGCGTCCTTCCTGGGCATTACCGGCCTGATTGCCCTGAACGGCTACGACGGCTTCATGTACTCGGTGGGCTGGTTCATCGCCTATCTCACGGTGCTGTTCATCGTGGCCGAGCCCCTGCGCAACCTGGGCAAGTACACCCTGGCCGACATGCTCGTCTACCGCCTGAAAGACCCCCGCGTGCGCACCTACGCTGCGCTCAGTACCATCACCATCAGCACCTTCTACATGATCGCCCAGGTGGTTGGAGCCGGCTCCCTGATCAGCCTGCTGTCCGGCGGTCTCATCAAGGCCGAACTGGCCATTCCGCTGGTCGGTGTGCTGATGATCGTCTATGTGGTGGTCGGCGGCATGCTCGCCACCACCTGGGTGCAGATCATCAAGGCCGCCCTGCTGATGTTCGCCACCGTCGTGATGACCGTGCTGATCCTTAACCGCTTTGGCTGGAGTTTTTCCAACCTGCTGGGCCAGGTCGAGGCGAAGAACGGCGCTGAATTCCTCGGGGCCGGCGTGAAATACAAGAATCCCGTCGACCTGATCAGCCTGGGCCTGGCGCTGGTGCTCGGCACCGCCGGCCTGCCCCACATCCTGGTGCGCTTCTTCACGGTGCCCACCGCGCAGGACGCCCGCAAGAGCGTCGTGTGGGCCATGGTTCTGATCGGCGCGTTCTACGTCATGACCGCCTTCCTGGGCAACGCTGCCAACGTCCTGCTGGGCAAGGAGGCCATCGAAAGCGCGAACAAGGCCGGCAACATGGCCGCCCCCCTGCTCGCCCAGGCGCTGTTCGGCGGCGTGGGGACCACCGGCGGCGAATTCGGACTGGCCTTCGTGACGGCCGTGGCGTTCGCCACCATCCTGGCGGTCGTGGCTGGACTGACCATCAGCGCGAGCACCAGCTTTACCCACGACATCTACAACGGCGTCCTCAAGGGCGGACAGGCCAGCGAGACCGATCAGTTCCGCGTGGCCCGCCTCGCCACCGTCGCCGTGGGCATCGTTGCCATCCTGCTCGGGCTGCTGGCCAAATCCCAGAACGTGGCTTTCCTGGTGGCCCTGGCCTTCGCCATCGCCGCCAGCGCCAACCTCCCCGTGATCCTGTTCACGCTGTTCTGGAAGAAATTCAACGCCACCGGTGCCATCTGGGGTCTGGTGGGCGGCATTCTGTTCACTCTGCTGCTGATTGGTCTGAGCCCCAACATCATGAAGATCGACCCGGAAACCGTCACCACCGGCCGGCACCTGATCCAGGCCAATGCGATCTTCCCCCTGGAGAACCCGGGCCTGATCAGCATCCCTGCCGGATTCCTGTTCGCGGTGATCGGTACCATGATCGGCGCAGCCCGCCGCAACGAGGCCGACGATGCCCGTCACTTCGAGGAGATGCAGTACCGCGCCTACACCGGTGCGGGCATGGACGGCAGCGTCGCCGCCCACGACTGAGTTCTGGCCCCCCCTCCCTCCCTCGGGCAGGCAAGTGCCCCGGCCGGTCAGGTCGGGGCTTGTTATATGCCACACGCCGGAAACCCGGCCATTGCACCCGGTCCAGTACCGCCGCAGTACTTATCCAGCTGTAGGCACCGTCCCGCAGGCTCTGCGCCCGTACAGTGGACGCACACCCCTTTTTGCTGGACCGGCCGTGGCGGACGGCCCCCTTTCCCTCACACCGGAGGACCCCATGACACAGACCCAGCCCACCGATCACATCGACAACATGCTGCACGAAACCCGCGTGATCGAGCCGCCGGCAGACTTTGTGGCGCGCGCGCGGGTGTCGCGCGAGGAGTACGACCGCCGCTACCGTCAGAGCCTGGACGACCCGGATGCCTTCTGGACCGGGGTGGCCAGCGAATTGACCTGGACGCAGCCGTGGAGTCAGGTGCTCGACTGGCAGGAACCGCACGCCCGCTGGTTCGTGGGCGGACAGACCAACCTCGCCTACAACGCGCTGGACCGCAACGTGGAGCGCGGCCTGGGCAACAAACGCGCCTTCATTTGGGAGGGCGAGGACGGCGAGGTCCGCACCTATACCTACGCCGAGCTGCTGGGCGAGGTAAAGCGGGCGGCCAACGCGCTGCTGGATCTGGGAGTGACCGTGGGCGACCGCGTGACGCTGTACCTGCCCCTAGTCCCGGAGGCGGCCATCGCCATGCTGGCCTGCGCGCGTATCGGGGCGGTCCACAGCGTGGTGTTCGGGGGCTTCTCGGTCTCGGCGCTTTCAGACCGCATCAACGACGCCTCCAGCAAGCTGCTGATCACCGCCGACGCGGGGCAGCGCCGGGGTGGGCTGGTGAACCTCAAGGCCAACGCCGACGAGGCCGCGAAGAGTACGCCTACCCTGGAACACATCCTGGTGGTGTGCCGCGCCGGTTGCGACGTGGAGATGCAGCCGGACCGGGACGTGTGGTGGCACGAGG from Deinococcus aerophilus includes these protein-coding regions:
- a CDS encoding solute symporter family protein, with product MTLLLAAVIVAITLGVTFWASRRNTSAGDFYVAGGKISATQNGVAIAGDYMSAASFLGITGLIALNGYDGFMYSVGWFIAYLTVLFIVAEPLRNLGKYTLADMLVYRLKDPRVRTYAALSTITISTFYMIAQVVGAGSLISLLSGGLIKAELAIPLVGVLMIVYVVVGGMLATTWVQIIKAALLMFATVVMTVLILNRFGWSFSNLLGQVEAKNGAEFLGAGVKYKNPVDLISLGLALVLGTAGLPHILVRFFTVPTAQDARKSVVWAMVLIGAFYVMTAFLGNAANVLLGKEAIESANKAGNMAAPLLAQALFGGVGTTGGEFGLAFVTAVAFATILAVVAGLTISASTSFTHDIYNGVLKGGQASETDQFRVARLATVAVGIVAILLGLLAKSQNVAFLVALAFAIAASANLPVILFTLFWKKFNATGAIWGLVGGILFTLLLIGLSPNIMKIDPETVTTGRHLIQANAIFPLENPGLISIPAGFLFAVIGTMIGAARRNEADDARHFEEMQYRAYTGAGMDGSVAAHD
- a CDS encoding DUF485 domain-containing protein — protein: MTVVSAQPSSSSTRNAAYHQLVAQRNSFTLTMTITFLVLYFLLPVLAGYNKPLMAQKVLGNITFGYVLAFLEFVMGWVMAYIYVVKARTFDRLALEAQQ
- the moaA gene encoding GTP 3',8-cyclase MoaA, with translation MLLDQLGRPLRDLRISVTDRCNLRCTYCMPAEIFGPDYAFLPRSELLSFEEIERLARAFVALGVQKLRLTGGEPTLRRGLPELIAQLSRLDGVQDIALTTNGLLLPRLATDLKAAGLNRVTISIDSLDPEVFGRMNGLGTHPQKVLDGIDAALQVGLGVKINTVVQRGVNEDGLRGLWLALREKAVVRFIEFMDVGNHNGWNLDGVVPSREVLARLSADGTGAEFQALNPHYPGEVAARHRGADGHEIGLISSVSAPFCGDCTRARLSAVGVLYTCLFAGAGTDLRAPLRAGTDDAALRDLIAGVWAARHDRYSEERGEVTRGHKIEMSHIGG